The Candidatus Paceibacterota bacterium genomic sequence TTTTTTGGCAAGATATTTTTTACGATTTCTTCAAACTCTTCTTTCTCCAAAGTTTCTTTCTTAATCAATTCCTTGGCCAAAGTATCTAGGGTAGTGACATTATCCTTCAGCAATTTAGTCGCCTGAGCATGAGCTTCATCTACCAATTTTTTGGTTTCGCTATCTATAATCTGGGCTGTAGCTTCTGAATAAGCCTTCTCGGTTGATAGGTCTCTCCCTAAAAATAGCATAGTTTCTGGTTTACCCAAAGATACTGGTCCTAATTTATCACTCATACCGTAACGAGTTACCAAATTTCTAGCTAAAGTGGTAGCCACTTCAAGGTCATTAGCAGCGCCAGTAGAAACTTCTTTAAAAATAATTTCTTCAGCCGTATAACCCCCTAATAAAGTAATTAGTTCAGCCTTAAATTCAGATTTTGTTTTAAAATGTTTATCTTCATTGGGCATTTTTAAGGTATAACCGGCAGCCTCGCCACGGCTAATAATAGAGATTTTTCTTACGGTATCAAATTGTGGATAAAAAGCCGTTACTAAAGCATGTCCAGCTTCGTGATAAGCGGTAATTTTCTTCTCTTCTTCTGTAAAAACAGCGCTTCTTCTTTCGGGACCTAAAATAACTTTTTCGATAGACTCCAGAATATCTGTTTCCGCGATAGATTTTTGATTTCTTTTGGCGGCTAAAATTGCGGCCTCGTTCATTAAATTAGCTAGTTCGGCTCCCGAAAAACCAGGTGTTCTTTCGGCCACTTGTCTGAGATTAACATCTTTGTCTAAGGTTTTGTCCTTGGAATGAATTTTTAAAATTTCCTCTCTATCATTAATGCTAGGTAAATCCAAAACTACCCTTCTATCGAATCTTCCCGGACGCAAAAGAGCCTGGTCTAGAACATCTGGTCTATTAGTAGCCGCAATCACGATGACATTAGTTGACCTGTCAAAGCCATCCATTTCTACTAATATTTGGTTAAGAGTTTGTTCTCTTTCATCATGTCCGCCGCCTAGTCCAGAGCCCCTTTCTCTCCCCACAGCATCAATTTCATCTATGAAGATAATAGAAGGAGACATTTTTTTGGCCAAGGCGAAGAGGTCCCTGACGCGAGAGGCGCCTACGCCGACAAACATCTCTACGAATTCAGAGGCGGATACGTGGAAAAAGGGTACTTGGGCTTCGCCTGCCACTGCTCGAGCTAACAAAGTTTTGCCAGAGCCGGGCGCGCCAACCATTAATACCCCTCGCGGAATTTTGGCGCCTAAATCTTGAAATTTTTTAGGGTTTTTTAAGAATTCAACTACCTCAGCTAATTCTTCTTTGGCTTCCTTTACTCCCGCGACATCTTTAAAAGTAATGCTGTCTTTATCGGGAGTAAAAAACTTTATGTTAGCTTTACCGAAAGAAAAGGCCTGAATAGCCCCTTTTTCTGTTTGCTTCGTTAAGCTTCTAAACAAGAAAAACATTAGCCCCAAGGGTAAAATAATTTGCAGTAAAGTGGAGACTATTTCCCAGAAGTTGGAATTATTAACATTAATATCGACTGATTGCAGAGCTTGTTCAGTAACACCAAAATTTTTGAGAGTTTCTACGACAGAGACGTTCGGTTCCTTAGAAACGAAAAATACAGTTTTCTTGTCTGCAGCTGTGGCGATAATATCGGTGGCGGTAGTATCAATTTTAGCGATCTCATTGTTATTAATTTTTTGGGCTAGCTGAGAAATAGTGAGAATATTCTTTTTACTTTTAGCGGTAAAGCTGTTGATTACAAAAATAACAACCAAAATAAGGAAAAGAATCTGGCTGCTTTGTTTGAGAAAATTAGCCCACTTTTGACTGTTTTTAATTTTGGGCACATCAATTTTGTCCATGCTGTATATGTTTTATTTAGCTTAAACTACGATTACTATAGTAGAAAAACTTTAAAATAGCAACCACATTAAAACCCCCGCAGAGCAGGGGTTTTAGAGGCTTATTAGCGATTGGCCAGATTACTTACAATGGCGTTTAGATTACCCTTAGCGGTGGTAATGATAAGGTAATTATTATAGATAATATAATTTAACTCCGTGTTAGCAGTTTTATACGTAATGTAACGAGCTGTGCCTCCAATAGGCAATACCCTATCTTTGAAAGCAATAGTAGAGGGTTTCACTACTGGTTTGATAAACATATTAGCTGCGCCGTCTAGCATACCTTTCTTTTCCCAGTTTGCCATTAATGTTTTCATGGTATCGGGCGAATTAGTTTCTATTACTACGCCTAAACTGGGTTGGATATCACCATAGAAAACATAGACTGCATATTTATCGGTAATGATATCAGTGAATCCTGCCGGCAGGCTTTTAAAGAGGACCGCGAGTATTTCTTTGGCGCCCAGAAACTGCCCTTTATAATCTATACGAATAGGTTTTAAGGTATTCACGGGAGTGGCTTTATTTACTTCAGTCTTAATTAAAGAAAGAACTGTAGCTGCCAGACTCTTATTAGTAAAGTCTAAGGGTAGGGGAGAAACAGCGATGGGCACATCAGCTGTACTAGGGATTTCAATGAAAGGAGTAGGTGGCAAGGTGACGACAGTGGTGGTGGTTACTTGAGCGCAAGTGCAATCGCCGGCGTTAGAACAGCTAGCGCCAGTACCGGTTACGGTACAGATAGGTTGATTTTCTAAATCACAACCGCACTTGAAATTGCTTACAGATACTACTGGGGTTTTAGGCTGAACAAACTTTGGCCAAATAAATTTATAGGCCGCAAAACCTCCTCCTCCCAATATGATAAGTCCCAAGACCACCAGCAGCCAAACGGGTAATTTCTTTTTCTTTGGCGGAGTGGGAATATTTTCAGCCGGTATGCCATCTACTTGATTATTAAAAGTCGGGGTTATAGGCGGGGGCACCGCAGTTTGATTGGCAAAAGGATTGTTGGGTGGCTCATCAACAGTAGAATTATTTACTGTAGGCGGGACCATATTAGGAACTGATGATACTGTTTGATTAAAGCTAGCGTTAGGGGATTCAAACGAGGGAAGCGACCCGCCATTATTTTTTAAAGTTTCCATATCGCTATTCATGGTGCGAATAAAAATATTATTCGGGGGTGGGGCAAACTGATTATTTTGATCATTGTCCGTCGTTGGCGACGAATTAGAATTAAACTGCGCGCCAAAAGTATTATTATCCATATTGAGACAAAAACAAATTAATTGTTTCTAGTTTTACTTGCTATCATAACATTATAAGTTGATAAATATTAAAAGTCAAAATAAAAAACAGCCCATAATAATAACGAGCTGTTTTTAGAATTAATTTAGTAATTTCTTCTCGGTGGACGCCTATCAGTCCTGCCGAAATCTCTACGCGGTCGCGCAGAATAAGAAGAGGGCGCGGTTCCATTGTTAGCCGGTTCTGGCATAGTATTGAATTCCTTCATAGAAAGGGAGAGCTTGCCATTTTCTACTTTCTTAATTCTTACCTTAATAACATCTCCTAGATTAACAACATCAGTGACATTATTGACGTGCCAAGGAGCCATCTCGGAAATATGCAGGAGCCCGTCATGATTGGAATCTAAGTCAACAATCGCTCCGAAATCTTTTATTTGGCTAACCTTGCCCTCAACGACATCACCTTCATTATAGGTTTTGGTGGAATTGGTAATCATAAGAATAGCTTTATCGGCGCCGGCCTTATCTAGAGCGGTAATATAAATTGTGCCATCTTCCTCTATGTCAATGGTGGTTTCAGTTTCTTTAATTATTTGGTTAATGTTTTTGCCGCCGGGCCCAATTAATCCGCCAATCAATTCAGGGTTGATGTGCAGGGTATAAATTCTCGGAGCCAGAGGAGATAATTCTTTTCGCGGCTCAGTAATGACTTGGTGCATCTTGTCTAATACTTCTAATCTAGCCCTGCAAGAATTAGCAAAGGCTTCTTTGAGTATGGCGACGCTTACACCATCAACTTTGACATCCATCTGTATGGCGTTAACACCGTTGCGTGTGCCAGAAACCTTAAAGTCCATATCGCCGTGATGATCTTCTGGCCCCTGAATATCTGTTAACAGTTTATATTTTCCAGTGGCGTCTGACATCATTCCGCAAGCAACACCGCCAACTAATTCTTTTATAGGCACACCGGCAGCCATTAGGGCCAAGCTGGTAGCGCAGGTAGAGGCCATAGAGGTGGAGCCATTGGAAGATAAAACTTCCGAGACAGCCCGAATCGTATAAGGAAAAGTTTCAGTAGCCGGTATCATGGGGAGAACACCCTTTTCTGCCAAAGCGCCATGGCCGATTTCTCTTCTTCCCGGCCCCCTCATAGGACCAGTTTCGCCAGAGCAATAGGGTGGAAAATTATAATGATGGATAAACTTTTTTGTTCCAGTAATTTCCATGCCCTGGATAGTTAACTCGTCGCCAGGCGCGCCCAAAGTAATCACTGATAAAACATGGGTCTCGCCACGCATGAACAAGGCTGAACCATGAGCGCGGGGGAGAATATCTAAAGCAATTTCTATGGGCCTGATCTCTGTTAATTTTCTGCCATCGGGACGTTTTTCTTCTTCGATAGCTTTTTTGTGAACTAAATTATTGATTTCTTCTTCTATGTATATGCCTACTAATTTTAAATCATCACTACTCCACTTTTCTTCTTCTATAAGATAAGTATAAAGATTGTCTTCTATAGTTTTTAGCTGCTCGTGATTTAAACGCTTATTTCCATCGTAATTAAAAATAGCTGGCTCAAGTTTGCCATTCAGAAAGTTTTTGATGATAGCAATTTTTTCTAGGGATAGTTCAGCCAAAGGAATAACCATTTTGGGCTTAGCTTCTTTAGCTATAATAGTTTCTTGGAAATCAATTAATTTGTTGATTTCTGTTTGCGCTATCTCCATTGCGCGGCCAATTATTTCTTCGCTGCATTCTCTTGCTCCGCCCTCAAGCATGTTAATTTTGTTGCGATTTCCAGAGACTACCATATCCAGAACTAATCCTTCTCTTTGGGAAAAGGTGGGATTAACGATAAATTCGCCGGTGGCAGTATAACCAATGCGCACAGCAGCCACTGGCCCTCCCCAAGGAATATTTGATAAAGAAAGAGCGGTTGAGGCGCCTAATATTCCTAAAATATCTGGGTCATTATCTTCGTCAAGTGATAAACAAGTGACAATAACTTGTATTTCGCGGCGCAGATGATTATTAAATAGAGGTCGTAATGTGCGGTCAATTAAACGACCGACTAAAATAGCATTTTCAGAAGCGCGTCCCTCCCTCCTTACAAAACGGGAACCATAAATTTTCCCAGCAGCATAAAATTTTTCCTCATAGTCTACGCTTAAAGGGAAATAATCTATGTCAAATCTATCGTTTTGCCCAGCAGTGGCAGTGACAAGCACTGTAGTGTCTCCCATTTTAGCCAAGACCGACCCATTAGCCTGTTGAGCTAGATTGTTTATTTCTATACTAACGGATTTATCTCCGGAGACTGTCGTATAATTTCTTTTTTCCATAAACTTTTATTCAATTTTGTTTTTATTATTGCCTACAACGCGACCCCCTTCTAAAGGAAATCATTATTATCCTAAGAACATAAGGTTTAACAGAAGAAGTTATTTCGTTTTGTCTCTTTTGAGCCTGAAGGATGGGCGCATTTTGTTGGAAAACATTAAAAATTTTCCAGGAGCTTTATCTAAATCAATGAATTCATCTGCCAACTCTCTAAACTTGGAAGAAGTAGTTCTGCCAAAATTAGCTACCACTATATTTCTTCCCTGTTGTCTCAGGTACTCTATTAAGGGAATAAAGTCGCCATCGCCAGTTGCCAGCACGATGACGTCCATCAGAGAGCTATAGCGAATAGCGT encodes the following:
- a CDS encoding polyribonucleotide nucleotidyltransferase is translated as MEKRNYTTVSGDKSVSIEINNLAQQANGSVLAKMGDTTVLVTATAGQNDRFDIDYFPLSVDYEEKFYAAGKIYGSRFVRREGRASENAILVGRLIDRTLRPLFNNHLRREIQVIVTCLSLDEDNDPDILGILGASTALSLSNIPWGGPVAAVRIGYTATGEFIVNPTFSQREGLVLDMVVSGNRNKINMLEGGARECSEEIIGRAMEIAQTEINKLIDFQETIIAKEAKPKMVIPLAELSLEKIAIIKNFLNGKLEPAIFNYDGNKRLNHEQLKTIEDNLYTYLIEEEKWSSDDLKLVGIYIEEEINNLVHKKAIEEEKRPDGRKLTEIRPIEIALDILPRAHGSALFMRGETHVLSVITLGAPGDELTIQGMEITGTKKFIHHYNFPPYCSGETGPMRGPGRREIGHGALAEKGVLPMIPATETFPYTIRAVSEVLSSNGSTSMASTCATSLALMAAGVPIKELVGGVACGMMSDATGKYKLLTDIQGPEDHHGDMDFKVSGTRNGVNAIQMDVKVDGVSVAILKEAFANSCRARLEVLDKMHQVITEPRKELSPLAPRIYTLHINPELIGGLIGPGGKNINQIIKETETTIDIEEDGTIYITALDKAGADKAILMITNSTKTYNEGDVVEGKVSQIKDFGAIVDLDSNHDGLLHISEMAPWHVNNVTDVVNLGDVIKVRIKKVENGKLSLSMKEFNTMPEPANNGTAPSSYSARPRRDFGRTDRRPPRRNY
- the ftsH gene encoding ATP-dependent zinc metalloprotease FtsH, whose product is MDKIDVPKIKNSQKWANFLKQSSQILFLILVVIFVINSFTAKSKKNILTISQLAQKINNNEIAKIDTTATDIIATAADKKTVFFVSKEPNVSVVETLKNFGVTEQALQSVDINVNNSNFWEIVSTLLQIILPLGLMFFLFRSLTKQTEKGAIQAFSFGKANIKFFTPDKDSITFKDVAGVKEAKEELAEVVEFLKNPKKFQDLGAKIPRGVLMVGAPGSGKTLLARAVAGEAQVPFFHVSASEFVEMFVGVGASRVRDLFALAKKMSPSIIFIDEIDAVGRERGSGLGGGHDEREQTLNQILVEMDGFDRSTNVIVIAATNRPDVLDQALLRPGRFDRRVVLDLPSINDREEILKIHSKDKTLDKDVNLRQVAERTPGFSGAELANLMNEAAILAAKRNQKSIAETDILESIEKVILGPERRSAVFTEEEKKITAYHEAGHALVTAFYPQFDTVRKISIISRGEAAGYTLKMPNEDKHFKTKSEFKAELITLLGGYTAEEIIFKEVSTGAANDLEVATTLARNLVTRYGMSDKLGPVSLGKPETMLFLGRDLSTEKAYSEATAQIIDSETKKLVDEAHAQATKLLKDNVTTLDTLAKELIKKETLEKEEFEEIVKNILPK